One Acidobacteriota bacterium genomic window, GAGGAGGCAGGTATCTATAGCCCTAGCTGTAAAGCGCTTGGGGTCGTCGTGGTGGACTACGACCTGGATGGCTGGCCGGATATCTTCGTCACCAACGACACCATGCCTAACAGACTATATCACAACAATAAGGACGGAACTTTTACGGAAGTTGGGCTCGGCGCTGGCGTGGCCCTGGACACGAACGGCTTGGCGAGGGCGGGAATGGGTGTTGATGCCGCCGACATTGACCATAGTGGGTATCCAAGTTTTGTGGTAGGGAATTTTTCCATGGAGATGTTAGGCCTGTTTCGCAATCATGGCGGTAAGTATTTCGTCGACGAAGCTGAAGCCACGGGCATTGGAGCCAGCAGTCTTTATAGCCTCACTTTTGGGTGTTTGTTCTTTGACTTCGATTTGGACGGGCACGAGGATATTTTGGCAGCCAATGGTCACATCATGACTAATATTCATGATTTGGACCCTCGATTCACGTATCCTCAATCGGCGCTTCTCTATCGTAATCAAGGCGATGGGACTTTTGTTCAAATGACTCGTGAAAAGGTGGGGCCCGATCTGTTTATCCCCCTGGTAGGCAGAGGGCTGGCCTGTGGGGACTTCGATGGTGACGGGGATCTGGATGTTCTGATCACCCAAAACAACGGCCCGGCGCGTTTATTGCGCAATGATCGTTCCAACGACAACCACTGGTTGCGAATCAGGCTCGTGGGAACAAAGAGCAACAAGAATGGGTATGGGGCCGTCATCAAAGTTACCACTAACAGTCTGGTTCAAACCAAGACTGTTAAAAGCAACTGCAGTTACTGCTCTCAGTCACAGCCCGCGGTCACTTTCGGTTTGGGCAAGACGGCACAGTTGGAGTCGGTTGGGATCATTTGGCCAAGCGGACTGCGAGAAACGTATGAGGGCATAGGCGTAGACCAGGCATTTACGGCTGTGGAGGGCCAAGGAATAAAGTAATGAGGGCGTGTTCCGGAGAACACTCCGCTTGCTACTCAACGGCATTATCGAAAGCCTCCTCCGCAATCTTCAAGGAAGACTTGTGTGAGAAATGTATGAGGGGGGATCCCGATGGTAGGAGGAGAATATGGCGTTGCGTGAGATCGTGAGCGGCGGATATGCAACGCACCTTACAGTTGCTTTACTAGTTTTTGCTTCCTGGGAAAATATGGTCCTCTCTGCTTGGCCTGCCCTCCAGTGTAAGCTAGGCGCAGATCCAAAGAGTGACTGCCAAAGGCATTAAGGAGACGCTGGCGGGCTTCCTCAATATGTAGTTGAAGTCGTTTGCGCGCCTCTTCTGGGTCGTGGTCTCTAATGGCCACCACAATATCCGAATGCGTCACCCAGGGGGTCTCGGGCTTGTGCTGGTATAGCATTGAGTCACATCGCTGTACGTGTTCCAGAACCGATTGCAGAACGTCCGCGATCCGTTTGTTCCTGGAAAGTTGCGCAAGCTGCATGTGAAACTCGGCGTTTTTGTTAACCAATAAGTCGTGCAACTTTGCGGTCTCCGGCTGTTCTTCTAGTCGCGCCATTTCTTCCAGACTTTCGATGTCTTTGGGGGTCGCTCTGATCGCTGCGATCTGGACACACGCAGATTCCAACACCAATCTCAATTCGTATATGTCGGCGATGTCCTGCAACGTAATTGGAGGGATAAGATAACCCCTGCGTGACATCGATAATAACCAGCCCTCTTCCTTTAAGCGCATGCAAGCTTCGCGGAAGGGAGTGCGGCTGAATCCAAGGCCACGCAAAATACTCCGCTCATCTAGGACGCTGCCAGGAGCCAGTCGACAAACGAGAATTTGACGTTTTAACTCTCTGTACACTAAGTCGGTTGCCGTGTAGCTTGCATTTTTTTGCTTTTTTTTTGCCACGGTGGTCACCCGCGCTTTCTTGACCCGTAGTGATGACTTTGCCCTAAGCTTGATAGCTGGGTCAGGCTGTTGCTGTGTCCAGTCGGCCGCGGGTGCAAGATCGCTTGAGAGTGTATCGCCAGAATCGCGCAGCCGGTTACTTAGATTATGAGTGTCTTCATTCATTATTTTCAATATACATAAATA contains:
- a CDS encoding CRTAC1 family protein, which gives rise to MRRRDFLCMSAATFLTGQIPGGKQAGGSSVPGVRFTDVTREAGIHFLHNNGAFGKFYLPETMGSGCAFFDFDNDGWEDLLLVNGMDWPDHRRHRSTMALYRNNHNGTFEDATREAGLDFEFPGMGVAIGDYDNDGWDDFYISGLGGGRLFHNEGNGRFRDVTLECGIHSAGFGTSCAWADFNRDGKLDLFLCNYAKWSEGTDAFCSFDGLHKNYCRPAVYPPDTCQLFLNVGNGSFRDVTEEAGIYSPSCKALGVVVVDYDLDGWPDIFVTNDTMPNRLYHNNKDGTFTEVGLGAGVALDTNGLARAGMGVDAADIDHSGYPSFVVGNFSMEMLGLFRNHGGKYFVDEAEATGIGASSLYSLTFGCLFFDFDLDGHEDILAANGHIMTNIHDLDPRFTYPQSALLYRNQGDGTFVQMTREKVGPDLFIPLVGRGLACGDFDGDGDLDVLITQNNGPARLLRNDRSNDNHWLRIRLVGTKSNKNGYGAVIKVTTNSLVQTKTVKSNCSYCSQSQPAVTFGLGKTAQLESVGIIWPSGLRETYEGIGVDQAFTAVEGQGIK
- a CDS encoding GntR family transcriptional regulator translates to MILDLYLGEILNHAMRNMRSSALRQCAKCHEKISKRTCGDLNLSTCILHCYLCILKIMNEDTHNLSNRLRDSGDTLSSDLAPAADWTQQQPDPAIKLRAKSSLRVKKARVTTVAKKKQKNASYTATDLVYRELKRQILVCRLAPGSVLDERSILRGLGFSRTPFREACMRLKEEGWLLSMSRRGYLIPPITLQDIADIYELRLVLESACVQIAAIRATPKDIESLEEMARLEEQPETAKLHDLLVNKNAEFHMQLAQLSRNKRIADVLQSVLEHVQRCDSMLYQHKPETPWVTHSDIVVAIRDHDPEEARKRLQLHIEEARQRLLNAFGSHSLDLRLAYTGGQAKQRGPYFPRKQKLVKQL